Proteins from a genomic interval of Equus quagga isolate Etosha38 chromosome 13, UCLA_HA_Equagga_1.0, whole genome shotgun sequence:
- the TMC4 gene encoding transmembrane channel-like protein 4 isoform X1, translated as MEGSPTWEPEAWGSSGGWLAPREARAGPSLSSVLNELPSAATLRYRGPGVLPWGVLEEEDEDGGRSIQALAEVTQKELQEPHASRELPWPMQARRVHRQSQARDQVALGSRSRVARWALVLGWSKEKTQEGLRTLQPWVWTLKRIGGQFGAGTESYFSLLRFLLLLNVLASVLKLCMTLLPTWVEGDPPGPPGPDTSSHCGSYDPRPQGLIAFPTQLFSLLSGESFLEWSSLFYGFYPPRPHLAVSYLCCVFVIGLLHLLLILHRSVSGLKQTLLAESGALTSYSHRVFSAWDFGLCGDVHVRLRQRNILFDLQVELEEAELRRQAALRTLGQHAKLWSVRVLLNLLVLALLGAAFYGVYWATEFTVQLQEVSYVQQLPLLKLVVNYLPSIFISAVNFVLPPVFKLIAPLERYTRSRQIVFILLRTIILRLASLLVLLFSLWNQITCGGNSEAEDCKTCGYNYKEIPCWETRVGQEMYKLLIFDLLTGVAISLFIQFPRKLFSALCPGALGRMVGTQEFQVPDEVLGLIYAQTVVWVGSFFCPLLPLLNTVKFLLLFYLKKHTLFSTCSPASRTFRASTANFFFPLVLLLGLAISTVPVLCSIFLIPPSKPCGPFRELSSIWSQIPISISSLSQTTQNFLFFLGTQAFAVPLLLISSVLMVYTLALANSYGRLISELKRQIKTAAQDKVFLAQRAVALSSAQGAL; from the exons ATGGAGGGGAGCCCAACGTGGGAACCAGAGGCCTGGGGCTCCTCTGGGGGGTGGCTAGCACCCCGGGAGGCCCGAGCAG GCCCGTCGCTCTCCTCTGTGCTCAATGAGCTCCCCAGTGCTGCTACTCTTCGGTACCGAGGCCCTGGGGTGCTGCCTTGGGgggtgctggaggaggaggatgaggacgGAGGGAGGAGCATCCAGGCCTTGGCAGAAGTCACCCAAAAGGAGCTGCAGGAACCTCACGCTTCCCGGGAACTGCCTTGGCCTATGCAGGCCAGACGGGTACACAG GCAGAGCCAAGCCCGGGACCAAGTGGCTCTGGGCTCAAGGTCCAGGGTGGCCCGCTGGGCCCTGGTGCTTGGATGGTCCAAGGAGAAGACGCAGGAAGGCCTGCGCACCTTGCAGCCCTGGGTGTGGACGCTGAAGAGGATTGGGG GCCAGTTCGGCGCCGGCACGGAGTCCTACTTCTCTCTGCTGCGCTTCCTGCTGCTGCTCAACGTGCTGGCTTCGGTGCTCAAGCTCTGCATGACGCTGCTGCCCACCTGGGTGGAAGGAGATCCCCCGGGTCCGCCTGGTCCTGACACCTCCTCCCACTGCGGCTCCTACGACCCCCGCCCCCAGGGCCTGATCGCCTTCCCCACCCAGCTCTTCAGCTTGCTCTCTGGAGAG AGTTTTCTAGAATGGTCTTCTCTCTTCTATGGGTTCTACCCACCCCGCCCGCACCTGGCGGTCAGCTACCTGTGCTGCGTCTTCGTCATTGGCCTCCTCCACCTGCTGCTCATCCTGCACCG CTCCGTGTCCGGACTGAAGCAGACGTTATTGGCGGAGTCGGGGGCCCTGACCAGCTACAGCCACCGGGTGTTCTCCGCCTGGGATTTTGGCCTCTGCGGGGATGTGCACGTGCGGCTGCGCCAGCGCAACATCCTATTTGACTTGCAG GTGGAGCTGGAGGAAGCCGAGTTGCGACGCCAGGCTGCTTTGCGGACCCTGGGCCAGCATGCCAAGCTGTGGTCGGTGCGGGTGCTGCTCAACCTGCTGGTCCTCGCGCTCCTGGGGGCAGCCTTTTACGGCGTCTACTGGGCTACAGAGTTCACCGTGCAGCTGCAG GAGGTGTCCTATGTTCAGCAGTTGCCGCTGCTAAAGCTCGTGGTGAATTACCTCCCGTCCATCTTCATCTCCGCGGTCAACTTTGTGCTGCCACCCGTGTTCAAGCTCATTGCCCCGCTGGAGCGCTATACCAGGAGCCGCCAGATTGTTTTCATCCTGCTCAG GACCATAATTCTCCGCCTGGCCTCTCTGCTggtcctgctcttctctctctggaatcaGATTACTTGCGGGGGCAATTCGGAGGCTGAAGACTGCAAAACCTGTGGCTACAATTACAAAGAAATTCCA tgCTGGGAGACTCGGGTGGGGCAGGAGATGTACAAACTCCTGATCTTTGATCTGCTGACCGGCGTGGCAATCTCGCTGTTCATCCAGTTTCCTCGGAA GCTGTTCTCTGCGCTCTGTCCTGGAGCGCTGGGTCGCATGGTGGGGACTCAGGAGTTCCAGGTGCCCGACGAGGTGCTGGGGCTCATCTACGCGCAGACAGTGGTCTGGGTGGGGAGTTTTTTCTGCCCTCTACTGCCCCTGCTCAACACGGTCAAGTTCCTGCTGCTTTTCTATTTGAAGAAG CACAccctcttctccacctgctccccaGCCTCCCGCACCTTTCGGGCCTCCACGGCGAATTTCTTTTTCCCCCTGGTCCTTCTCTTGGGTCTGGCCATCTCCACCGTTCCTGTGCTGTGTAGTATCTTCCT GATCCCGCCTTCTAAGCCGTGTGGTCCATTCCGGGAGTTGTCATCCATCTGGTCTCAGATCCCTATATCGATTTCCAGCCTCTCTCAGACCACCCAgaacttcctcttcttcctggggaCCCAGGCTTTTGCTGTGCCCCTTTTGCTGATCTCCAG CGTCCTGATGGTGTATACCCTGGCCCTGGCTAACTCATATGGACGCCTCATCTCTGAGCTCAAGCGTCAAATAAAGACG GCGGCGCAGGATAAAGTGTTCCTGGCACAGCGTGCAGTGGCGCTGAGCTCGGCCCAAGGGGCTCTTTGA
- the TMC4 gene encoding transmembrane channel-like protein 4 isoform X2: MEGSPTWEPEAWGSSGGWLAPREARAGPSLSSVLNELPSAATLRYRGPGVLPWGVLEEEDEDGGRSIQALAEVTQKELQEPHASRELPWPMQARRVHRQSQARDQVALGSRSRVARWALVLGWSKEKTQEGLRTLQPWVWTLKRIGGQFGAGTESYFSLLRFLLLLNVLASVLKLCMTLLPTWVEGDPPGPPGPDTSSHCGSYDPRPQGLIAFPTQLFSLLSGESFLEWSSLFYGFYPPRPHLAVSYLCCVFVIGLLHLLLILHRSVSGLKQTLLAESGALTSYSHRVFSAWDFGLCGDVHVRLRQRNILFDLQVELEEAELRRQAALRTLGQHAKLWSVRVLLNLLVLALLGAAFYGVYWATEFTVQLQEVSYVQQLPLLKLVVNYLPSIFISAVNFVLPPVFKLIAPLERYTRSRQIVFILLRTIILRLASLLVLLFSLWNQITCGGNSEAEDCKTCGYNYKEIPCWETRVGQEMYKLLIFDLLTGVAISLFIQFPRKLFSALCPGALGRMVGTQEFQVPDEVLGLIYAQTVVWVGSFFCPLLPLLNTVKFLLLFYLKKPPAPFGPPRRISFSPWSFSWVWPSPPFLCCVVSS, translated from the exons ATGGAGGGGAGCCCAACGTGGGAACCAGAGGCCTGGGGCTCCTCTGGGGGGTGGCTAGCACCCCGGGAGGCCCGAGCAG GCCCGTCGCTCTCCTCTGTGCTCAATGAGCTCCCCAGTGCTGCTACTCTTCGGTACCGAGGCCCTGGGGTGCTGCCTTGGGgggtgctggaggaggaggatgaggacgGAGGGAGGAGCATCCAGGCCTTGGCAGAAGTCACCCAAAAGGAGCTGCAGGAACCTCACGCTTCCCGGGAACTGCCTTGGCCTATGCAGGCCAGACGGGTACACAG GCAGAGCCAAGCCCGGGACCAAGTGGCTCTGGGCTCAAGGTCCAGGGTGGCCCGCTGGGCCCTGGTGCTTGGATGGTCCAAGGAGAAGACGCAGGAAGGCCTGCGCACCTTGCAGCCCTGGGTGTGGACGCTGAAGAGGATTGGGG GCCAGTTCGGCGCCGGCACGGAGTCCTACTTCTCTCTGCTGCGCTTCCTGCTGCTGCTCAACGTGCTGGCTTCGGTGCTCAAGCTCTGCATGACGCTGCTGCCCACCTGGGTGGAAGGAGATCCCCCGGGTCCGCCTGGTCCTGACACCTCCTCCCACTGCGGCTCCTACGACCCCCGCCCCCAGGGCCTGATCGCCTTCCCCACCCAGCTCTTCAGCTTGCTCTCTGGAGAG AGTTTTCTAGAATGGTCTTCTCTCTTCTATGGGTTCTACCCACCCCGCCCGCACCTGGCGGTCAGCTACCTGTGCTGCGTCTTCGTCATTGGCCTCCTCCACCTGCTGCTCATCCTGCACCG CTCCGTGTCCGGACTGAAGCAGACGTTATTGGCGGAGTCGGGGGCCCTGACCAGCTACAGCCACCGGGTGTTCTCCGCCTGGGATTTTGGCCTCTGCGGGGATGTGCACGTGCGGCTGCGCCAGCGCAACATCCTATTTGACTTGCAG GTGGAGCTGGAGGAAGCCGAGTTGCGACGCCAGGCTGCTTTGCGGACCCTGGGCCAGCATGCCAAGCTGTGGTCGGTGCGGGTGCTGCTCAACCTGCTGGTCCTCGCGCTCCTGGGGGCAGCCTTTTACGGCGTCTACTGGGCTACAGAGTTCACCGTGCAGCTGCAG GAGGTGTCCTATGTTCAGCAGTTGCCGCTGCTAAAGCTCGTGGTGAATTACCTCCCGTCCATCTTCATCTCCGCGGTCAACTTTGTGCTGCCACCCGTGTTCAAGCTCATTGCCCCGCTGGAGCGCTATACCAGGAGCCGCCAGATTGTTTTCATCCTGCTCAG GACCATAATTCTCCGCCTGGCCTCTCTGCTggtcctgctcttctctctctggaatcaGATTACTTGCGGGGGCAATTCGGAGGCTGAAGACTGCAAAACCTGTGGCTACAATTACAAAGAAATTCCA tgCTGGGAGACTCGGGTGGGGCAGGAGATGTACAAACTCCTGATCTTTGATCTGCTGACCGGCGTGGCAATCTCGCTGTTCATCCAGTTTCCTCGGAA GCTGTTCTCTGCGCTCTGTCCTGGAGCGCTGGGTCGCATGGTGGGGACTCAGGAGTTCCAGGTGCCCGACGAGGTGCTGGGGCTCATCTACGCGCAGACAGTGGTCTGGGTGGGGAGTTTTTTCTGCCCTCTACTGCCCCTGCTCAACACGGTCAAGTTCCTGCTGCTTTTCTATTTGAAGAAG CCTCCCGCACCTTTCGGGCCTCCACGGCGAATTTCTTTTTCCCCCTGGTCCTTCTCTTGGGTCTGGCCATCTCCACCGTTCCTGTGCTGTGTAGTATCTTCCT GA
- the LENG1 gene encoding leukocyte receptor cluster member 1, giving the protein MNILPKKSWHVRNKDNVARVRRDEAQAREEEKERERRVLLAQQEARTEFLRKKARHQNSLPEPGAAEAGAPSSGPVDLFRELLEEGKGVTRGNKEYEEEKRQEKEKQEKALGILTYLGQSAAEAQTQPPWYQLPPGRGGPQPGPGPDAKIKNRLDPLREMQKHLGKKRRHSGDDSRCSKKEKEGSEKHRPKEPPSLDQLRAERLQREGAERARAEALLARVRGTAPQEDQPEEADDRRRRYNSQFNPQLARRPRRQDPPWLTDS; this is encoded by the exons ATGAATATCTTGCCCAAGAAGAGTTGGCACGTCCGGAACAAGGACAATGTCGCCCGCGTGCGGCGTGACGAGGCCCAGGCccgagaagaggagaaagagcgTGAGCGGAGGGTGCTACTCGCTCAGCAGGAG GCCCGCACAGAATTCCTACGGAAGAAAGCCAGGCATCAGAACTCGCTACCTGAGCctggagcagcagaggcaggagcccCAAGTTCTGGCCCTGTGGACCTGTTTCGGGAGctgctggaggaagggaaaggggtgACCAGAGGCAATAAAGAGTACGAGGAAGAAAAGCGACAGGAGAAA GAGAAGCAAGAGAAGGCTCTGGGCATCCTAACGTACCTGGGCCAGAGTGCAGCGGAAGCCCAGACGCAGCCCCCTTGGTACCAGCTGCCCCCTGGGCGAGGgggcccccagcctggcccaggacCAGATGCGAAGATCAAGAACCGCCTAGACCCTCTGCGGGAGATGCAGAAGCActtggggaagaagagaaggcacaGTGGTGACGACAGTCGTtgcagcaaaaaggaaaaggaggggtCTGAGAAACATCGGCCCAAAGA ACCCCCGTCCCTGGACCAGCTTCGAGCCGAACGTCTTCAGCGAGAAGGGGCTGAGAGGGCCCGTGCAGAGGCCCTGCTGGCCCGGGTCCGAGGCACAGCACCCCAGGAGGATCAGCCAGAAGAGGCAGACGATCGGCGGAGGCGGTACAACTCCCAGTTCAACCCCCAGCTGGCCCGGCGCCCCCGGCGGCAGGACCCCCCCTGGCTCACTGACTCCTGA
- the CNOT3 gene encoding CCR4-NOT transcription complex subunit 3 isoform X1: protein MADKRKLQGEIDRCLKKVSEGVEQFEDIWQKLHNAANANQKEKYEADLKKEIKKLQRLRDQIKTWVASNEIKDKRQLIDNRKLIETQMERFKVVERETKTKAYSKEGLGLAQKVDPAQKEKEEVGQWLTNTIDTLNMQVDQFESEVESLSVQTRKKKGDKDQKQDRIEGLKRHIEKHRYHVRMLETILRMLDNDSILVDAIRKIKDDVEYYVDSSQDPDFEENEFLYDDLDLEDIPQALVATSPPSHSHMEDEIFNQSSSTPTSTTSSSPIPPSPANCTTENSEDDKKRGRSTDSEVSQSPAKNGSKPVHSNQHPQSPAVPPSYPSGPPPAASALSTTPGNNGAPAPAAPPSALGPKASPAPSHNSGTPAPYAQAVAPPAPTGPSAAQPRPPSVQPGGGGGGSSGGSGGGSSSSNSSGGGGAGKQNGATSYSSVVADSPAEVALSNSGGNNSSSQALGPPSGPHNPPPSISKEPSAAAPTGAGGVAPGSGNNAGGPSLLVPLPVNPPSSPTPSFSEAKAAGALLNGPPQFSTAPEIKAPEPLSSLKSMAERAAISSGIEDPVPTLHLTERDIILSSTSAPPASAQPPLQLSEVNIPLSLGVCPLGPVPLTKEQLYQQAMEEAAWHHMPHPSDSERIRQYLPRNPCPTPPYHHQMPPPHSDTVEFYQRLSTETLFFIFYYLEGTKAQYLAAKALKKQSWRFHTKYMMWFQRHEEPKTITDEFEQGTYIYFDYEKWGQRKKEGFTFEYRYLEDRDLQ from the exons ATGGCGGACAAGCGCAAACTCCAAG GTGAGATTGATCGCTGCCTCAAGAAGGTGTCCGAGGGCGTGGAGCAGTTTGAAGATATTTGGCAGAAG cTCCACAATGCAGCCAACGCgaaccagaaagaaaagtatgAGGCTGACCTAAAGAAGGAGATTAAGAAGCTTCaa CGGCTGAGGGACCAGATCAAGACATGGGTAGCGTCCAACGAGATCAAGGACAAGAGGCAGCTCATAGACAACCGCAAGCTCATTGAGACG CAAATGGAACGGTTCAAAGTTGTGGAGCGAGAGACCAAGACCAAAGCCTACAGCAAGGagggcctgggcctggcacagaaGGTGGACCCtgcccagaaggagaaggaggaggtcgGCCAGTGGCTCACA aatACCATCGACACCCTAAACATGCAGGTGGACCAGTTTGAAAGTGAAGTGGAGTCACTGTCAGTGCAGACACGCAAGAAGAAGGGCGACAAGGAT CAGAAGCAGGACCGGATCGAGGGGCTGAAGCGGCACATCGAGAAGCACCGCTACCATGTGCGCATGTTGGAGACCATCCTGCGCATGCTGGACAACGACTCCATCCTTGTCGACGCCATCCGCAAGATCAAGGACGACGTCGAGTACTACGTCGACTCGTCCCAGGACCCCGACTTCGAGGAGAATGAGTTCCTCTACGACGACCTGGACCTCGAGGACATTC CACAGGCGCTGGTCGCCACCTCCCCCCCTAGCCACAGTCACATGGAGGATGAGATCTTCAACCAGTCAAGCAGCACGCCCACCTCGACCACCTCCAGCTCTCCCATCCCGCCCAGCCCGGCCAACTGCACCACG gaAAATTCTGAAGATGACAAGAAGAGGGGACGCTCGACAGATAGTGAAGTAAGCCAG TCTCCAGCCAAAAATGGCTCCAAGCCTGTCCACAGCAACCAGCACCCTCAGTCCCCAGCTGTGCCGCCCAGCTACCCCTCTGGCCCCCCGCCTGCTGCTTCTGCCCTGAGCACCACCCCCGGCAACAACGGGGCCCCCGCCCCAGCAGCGCCCCCAAGTGCCCTGGGCCCCAAGgccagcccagctcccagccacAACTCGGGCACTCCCGCCCCCTACGCCCAGGCAGTGGCTCCGCCAGCCCCCACTGGGCCCAGCGCCGCCCAGCCCCGGCCCCCCAGCGTCCAGCctggtgggggaggtggaggcagcAGTGGAGGCAGCGGAGGAGGCAGCAGCAGTAGTAACAGCAGTGGAGGTGGAGGCGCTGGCAAGCAGAACGGTGCCACCA gTTATAGCTCCGTGGTGGCAGACAGCCCGGCGGAGGTGGCTCTCAGCAACAGTGGGGGCAACAACTCCAGCAGCCAGGCTCTGGGCCCTCCATCTGGCCCTCACAACCCACCTCCCAGCATCTC GAAGGAACCCAGTGCGGCAGCCCCAACAGGCGCTGGGGGCGTGGCCCCAGGCTCAGGGAACAACGCGGGGGGACCCAGCCTCCTGGTGCCACTACCTGTGAACCCTCCCAGCTCCCCAACGCCCAGCTTCAGCGAGGCCAAGGCAGCCGGCGCCCTGCTCAACGGACCTCCACAATTCAGCACCGCCCCGGAGATCAAG gcccctgagcCTCTGAGCTCTCTGAAGTCCATGGCAGAGCGGGCAGCCATCAGTTCGGGCATCGAGGACCCTGTGCCGACGCTGCACCTGACCGAACGAG aCATCATCCTGAGCAGCACGTCGGCTCCCCCGGCCTCGGCCCAGCCACCCCTACAGCTCTCGGAGGTGAACATACCGCTGTCGCTGGGTGTGTGTCCACTGGGGCCTGTGCCCCTCACCAAGGAGCAGCTCTACCAGCAGGCCATGGAAGAGGCCGCCTGGCACCACATGCCCCACCCCTCAGACTCCGAGCGTATCCG GCAGTACCTGCCCCGGAACCCCTGCCCGACGCCCCCCTACCACCACCAGATGCCACCCCCACACTCGGACACCGTGGAGTTCTACCAGCGCCTGTCGACTGAGACGCTCTTCTTCATCTTCTACTATCTGGAG GGCACTAAGGCGCAGTACCTGGCAGCCAAGGCCCTAAAGAAGCAGTCGTGGCGATTCCACACCAAGTACATGATGTGGTTCCAGAGGCATGAGGAGCCCAAGACCATCACTGATGAGTTCGAGCAG GGCACCTACATCTACTTTGACTACGAGAAGTGGGGCCAGCGGAAGAAGGAAGGCTTCACCTTTGAGTACCGCTACCTGGAGGACCGGGACCTCCAGTGA
- the CNOT3 gene encoding CCR4-NOT transcription complex subunit 3 isoform X2, producing the protein MADKRKLQGEIDRCLKKVSEGVEQFEDIWQKLHNAANANQKEKYEADLKKEIKKLQRLRDQIKTWVASNEIKDKRQLIDNRKLIETQMERFKVVERETKTKAYSKEGLGLAQKVDPAQKEKEEVGQWLTNTIDTLNMQVDQFESEVESLSVQTRKKKGDKDKQDRIEGLKRHIEKHRYHVRMLETILRMLDNDSILVDAIRKIKDDVEYYVDSSQDPDFEENEFLYDDLDLEDIPQALVATSPPSHSHMEDEIFNQSSSTPTSTTSSSPIPPSPANCTTENSEDDKKRGRSTDSEVSQSPAKNGSKPVHSNQHPQSPAVPPSYPSGPPPAASALSTTPGNNGAPAPAAPPSALGPKASPAPSHNSGTPAPYAQAVAPPAPTGPSAAQPRPPSVQPGGGGGGSSGGSGGGSSSSNSSGGGGAGKQNGATSYSSVVADSPAEVALSNSGGNNSSSQALGPPSGPHNPPPSISKEPSAAAPTGAGGVAPGSGNNAGGPSLLVPLPVNPPSSPTPSFSEAKAAGALLNGPPQFSTAPEIKAPEPLSSLKSMAERAAISSGIEDPVPTLHLTERDIILSSTSAPPASAQPPLQLSEVNIPLSLGVCPLGPVPLTKEQLYQQAMEEAAWHHMPHPSDSERIRQYLPRNPCPTPPYHHQMPPPHSDTVEFYQRLSTETLFFIFYYLEGTKAQYLAAKALKKQSWRFHTKYMMWFQRHEEPKTITDEFEQGTYIYFDYEKWGQRKKEGFTFEYRYLEDRDLQ; encoded by the exons ATGGCGGACAAGCGCAAACTCCAAG GTGAGATTGATCGCTGCCTCAAGAAGGTGTCCGAGGGCGTGGAGCAGTTTGAAGATATTTGGCAGAAG cTCCACAATGCAGCCAACGCgaaccagaaagaaaagtatgAGGCTGACCTAAAGAAGGAGATTAAGAAGCTTCaa CGGCTGAGGGACCAGATCAAGACATGGGTAGCGTCCAACGAGATCAAGGACAAGAGGCAGCTCATAGACAACCGCAAGCTCATTGAGACG CAAATGGAACGGTTCAAAGTTGTGGAGCGAGAGACCAAGACCAAAGCCTACAGCAAGGagggcctgggcctggcacagaaGGTGGACCCtgcccagaaggagaaggaggaggtcgGCCAGTGGCTCACA aatACCATCGACACCCTAAACATGCAGGTGGACCAGTTTGAAAGTGAAGTGGAGTCACTGTCAGTGCAGACACGCAAGAAGAAGGGCGACAAGGAT AAGCAGGACCGGATCGAGGGGCTGAAGCGGCACATCGAGAAGCACCGCTACCATGTGCGCATGTTGGAGACCATCCTGCGCATGCTGGACAACGACTCCATCCTTGTCGACGCCATCCGCAAGATCAAGGACGACGTCGAGTACTACGTCGACTCGTCCCAGGACCCCGACTTCGAGGAGAATGAGTTCCTCTACGACGACCTGGACCTCGAGGACATTC CACAGGCGCTGGTCGCCACCTCCCCCCCTAGCCACAGTCACATGGAGGATGAGATCTTCAACCAGTCAAGCAGCACGCCCACCTCGACCACCTCCAGCTCTCCCATCCCGCCCAGCCCGGCCAACTGCACCACG gaAAATTCTGAAGATGACAAGAAGAGGGGACGCTCGACAGATAGTGAAGTAAGCCAG TCTCCAGCCAAAAATGGCTCCAAGCCTGTCCACAGCAACCAGCACCCTCAGTCCCCAGCTGTGCCGCCCAGCTACCCCTCTGGCCCCCCGCCTGCTGCTTCTGCCCTGAGCACCACCCCCGGCAACAACGGGGCCCCCGCCCCAGCAGCGCCCCCAAGTGCCCTGGGCCCCAAGgccagcccagctcccagccacAACTCGGGCACTCCCGCCCCCTACGCCCAGGCAGTGGCTCCGCCAGCCCCCACTGGGCCCAGCGCCGCCCAGCCCCGGCCCCCCAGCGTCCAGCctggtgggggaggtggaggcagcAGTGGAGGCAGCGGAGGAGGCAGCAGCAGTAGTAACAGCAGTGGAGGTGGAGGCGCTGGCAAGCAGAACGGTGCCACCA gTTATAGCTCCGTGGTGGCAGACAGCCCGGCGGAGGTGGCTCTCAGCAACAGTGGGGGCAACAACTCCAGCAGCCAGGCTCTGGGCCCTCCATCTGGCCCTCACAACCCACCTCCCAGCATCTC GAAGGAACCCAGTGCGGCAGCCCCAACAGGCGCTGGGGGCGTGGCCCCAGGCTCAGGGAACAACGCGGGGGGACCCAGCCTCCTGGTGCCACTACCTGTGAACCCTCCCAGCTCCCCAACGCCCAGCTTCAGCGAGGCCAAGGCAGCCGGCGCCCTGCTCAACGGACCTCCACAATTCAGCACCGCCCCGGAGATCAAG gcccctgagcCTCTGAGCTCTCTGAAGTCCATGGCAGAGCGGGCAGCCATCAGTTCGGGCATCGAGGACCCTGTGCCGACGCTGCACCTGACCGAACGAG aCATCATCCTGAGCAGCACGTCGGCTCCCCCGGCCTCGGCCCAGCCACCCCTACAGCTCTCGGAGGTGAACATACCGCTGTCGCTGGGTGTGTGTCCACTGGGGCCTGTGCCCCTCACCAAGGAGCAGCTCTACCAGCAGGCCATGGAAGAGGCCGCCTGGCACCACATGCCCCACCCCTCAGACTCCGAGCGTATCCG GCAGTACCTGCCCCGGAACCCCTGCCCGACGCCCCCCTACCACCACCAGATGCCACCCCCACACTCGGACACCGTGGAGTTCTACCAGCGCCTGTCGACTGAGACGCTCTTCTTCATCTTCTACTATCTGGAG GGCACTAAGGCGCAGTACCTGGCAGCCAAGGCCCTAAAGAAGCAGTCGTGGCGATTCCACACCAAGTACATGATGTGGTTCCAGAGGCATGAGGAGCCCAAGACCATCACTGATGAGTTCGAGCAG GGCACCTACATCTACTTTGACTACGAGAAGTGGGGCCAGCGGAAGAAGGAAGGCTTCACCTTTGAGTACCGCTACCTGGAGGACCGGGACCTCCAGTGA